In bacterium, the genomic window CGCCCTGCCCCAGACTCATGTCCACCAGTCCCAGATTATAGCGGAAATCGAGCGTGAGATCGCTGCCGAGCGCGGGAATCATCACGCCGCCGCCGAGATTGATGCTGAAGTTGTTGTTCTTCCAGTGGGGGCCGATGTCCTTCGTGCCGTCATAGTCTTTTTTGGCCAGCGTGTTGAAACCGAATTCCGGTCCGGCCTGAAGAAACGGCGTGATCTGCGGCGTGGGCAGTCGAAAAACCAGAAACGGAGCGAGCACCAGTTCATCGGTGAGAAGTTTTCCGTCCTTGCTCTGCTGGGTGAACTTGGCTCCCTTCTGCACGTAGAGGAGCTCGGTTCGCACGGCCAGCGCGCCGCCCGGACTGACGGGGATTTCGCCCATCGCTCCGGCGATGAATCCGGGTTTCATTTGATAGTCGGTCTCGCCCTTGTCCACCGTGACGTTGGCCAGATTGACACCGGCCTTAAGTCCGAGGCGGAGGAGAGCGAAGGCATCGGTATACGACGCCAGCAGCAGGAGGGAGACGAGAATCGCAAGCTTCTTCACGAGAGACTCCTTCTATTTGCGAACGTCACTAATATAACAGAATGGGGGAGCTTGTCAAGTGGATCAGGAACGTCGCATTCCGGCCGGGTTGCGCGCGGCCAATGATTCATTACGACAAGCTAATCCGCGCTTCACCCGGCACGGCCCAAACATGTACCGCTTCTAATGAAGACGAGAAATCCCGCAGCGTTTGCTGCGGGATTTCCTGCCACCGGTCTTCCTTGGGAGGACAAAGACTACGGTTCGATGGCTTCAAACGTCTTTTGACCGTTGCGAACAACGCGGAGCAGAATGGCCTTCTTCGAATCCTTTGATTTCTTGGCGATGTTGCGGAAGTCGTCCATGCTGTCCACGGGTTGACGGTCCACTTCGATGATTACGTCGCGTTCCTGGAGCTTGCGGGCGGCCGGGCCATCGGGATCCACGTCGGTGACGATCACTCCGTAGGGGCCGTCCAGCTCGAGGGCGCGGGCCATTTCGACCGTGACCGGTTCGACTTGAATTCCCAGCCACGATTCGCGCTCCGGCTGGCCGGGTTTATCGCGGCCGAACAGCGACGCCAATTCGCTGCGGTCGGCGAGGGCGAACGTCAAATATTCCTTCTTGCCGTTCCGAAGCACGGTGGCATTCACCGTCGTTCCCGGCGAAAAATCGGCCACCAGCATTCGGAATTGGGTAACGTCGGAGACTTCCTTGCCGCCGAACTCGATGATGGCATCGCCCGGTTTGAGTCCGCCCTTTTCGGCGGGAGTGCCGCTGTCCACGCGCTCGACGAAAACTCCCTTGTCATTTTCCTTCATTCCCACCGCCGCCTTGAGTTCGGGGGTGAGTTCGCGGGGCAACATGCCGAGATATCCGCGGGCGATCGTTCCGCCCTCGCGAAGCTGACCGACGACTTTCATGGCCATCGCGATCGGAATGGCGAAACCGATTCCCTGTCCGGAGGGGTTAATGGCGGTGTTCACGCCGATGACTTCACCGTGAATGTTGCACAGCGGGCCGCCCGAGTTTCCGAAGTTGATGGAAGCGTC contains:
- a CDS encoding PorT family protein → MKKLAILVSLLLLASYTDAFALLRLGLKAGVNLANVTVDKGETDYQMKPGFIAGAMGEIPVSPGGALAVRTELLYVQKGAKFTQQSKDGKLLTDELVLAPFLVFRLPTPQITPFLQAGPEFGFNTLAKKDYDGTKDIGPHWKNNNFSINLGGGVMIPALGSDLTLDFRYNLGLVDMSLGQGDFKTKTNGIQLLLGYNFLRI
- a CDS encoding Do family serine endopeptidase, whose translation is MSSSGFARKSLLVTLTLILTGIVVGVFLTARWDGTSAGIAQMPAPPVNYRYTSNIPFVTESGESPFVAVAERVAPTVVNITSDRKVKRGDPSNDFFNDSPFWEFFHRERVPRQRREFTIPSTGSGMIISRDGHILTNNHVVEEADKLTVKTVNGREYKATVVGTDPETDVALIKVDHEFDPTEVALMGNSDSIKVGDWAIAMGNPLGLDWTLTVGVISAKGRSNLSIMGGGPSYQDFIQTDASINFGNSGGPLCNIHGEVIGVNTAINPSGQGIGFAIPIAMAMKVVGQLREGGTIARGYLGMLPRELTPELKAAVGMKENDKGVFVERVDSGTPAEKGGLKPGDAIIEFGGKEVSDVTQFRMLVADFSPGTTVNATVLRNGKKEYLTFALADRSELASLFGRDKPGQPERESWLGIQVEPVTVEMARALELDGPYGVIVTDVDPDGPAARKLQERDVIIEVDRQPVDSMDDFRNIAKKSKDSKKAILLRVVRNGQKTFEAIEP